The segment GGACCGGCCGGGTTGATGTAGTAGGTCACATCCTCGAGGTCCAGGCCGGTGTCGGCGAGCACAGGATCGATCACGTGCTGCTGCACGGCGTACCGGAGGTCGTCCTGCGAGATGTCGGGGTGATGCTGGGTGGACAGCACCACCGCATCGACGGTCTTGGGCGTGAACCCGTCGTAGCCGAGCGTCACCTGGGTCTTGCCGTCGGGACGCAGGAAGGGCAGCACGCCGGATCGACGCACGGCCGTGAGCCGCTCGGCGATGCGATGCGCCGTCCATGCGGCCATCGGCATGAGCTGAGGCGTCTCCGTCGTCGCGAAGCCGAACATGATGCCCTGATCGCCCGCGCCGAGGCGGTCACGCGCGTCGTCGGACCCGCCACGATGCTCGAGCGCCTGGTCGACGCCGGCGGCGATGTCGGAGGACTGCTCGCCCACCGAGACGCTCACCCCGCACGACGAGCCGTCGAAACCGGTGTCGCTGGAGGTGTAGCCGATGCCGTTGACGACATCGCGGACGATCGTGGGGATGTCGACGTACGCCTCCGTGCGGATCTCGCCGGCCACGTGCACCAGGCCCGTCGTCACGAGCGTCTCGACGGCGACACGGGAACCGGTGTCGCGCGAGAGCAGGCCGTCGAGGATGCTGTCCGAGATCTGGTCGCAGATCTTGTCGGGATGCCCTTCGGTGACGGATTCGGACGTGAACAGGCGCAACGCGCTCATCGATGGCTCCAGGAGGTCGCGGTCGATCCCGTCGACGGGCGGGATCGTTCCAGTATGGCCGGAGCCGCCGACACCCCGCGAAGGATGACGACGGCTCCGAAATGTCGAGTACTACTCGGCGTGGCGGATCCGGAGCTTGTCCTCGTTGATCTCGTGCAGCGCGATGGTGAGCGGCTTGTCCTCGACGGAGGAATCGACGAGCGGGCCGACGTTGTCGAAGAGGTTGCCCTCGTGCAGGTCGGAGTAGTAGTCGTTGATCTGGCGCGCGCGCTTGGACGCGTAGATGACGAGCTCGTACTTCGACTCGACGCGGTCGAGCAGGTTGTCGATGGGGGGATCGATGATTCCCTGGTTGCTGCCGGCCATGGTGGACCTCCTGGTTGGGGGCGACGGTGTGCCGCACGATGTGCGAGAGCGCGCGAGCAAGGGCTCAGCGCGCGGAGTCTGAGACCAATTCTACGACCTCGCGGGCCGCAGTCGGTACGTTCTCGTTCACGACGCGGTAATCGAACTCCCGCTGGGAGGCGAGTTCGACCTTCGCGGTGCGCAGACGGCGGGCGCGCTCCTCCTCGCCCTCGGTGCCGCGGCCGACCAGTCGATGCACGAGTTCGTCCCACGACGGCGGCAGAAGGAACACGAGCGTGGCCGCTGGGTCGGCGGCGCGCACCTGGCGCGCCCCCTGCAGGTCGATCTCGAGCAGAACCGTCTTGCCTTCGCGCAGGGCGCGCTCGATCGGCGCGCGGGGCGTGCCGTAGCGATGCGTGTTGTGCACGGTGGCGTACTCGAGCAGCTCGCCGTCAGCGATCATCCGGTCGAACTCGTCGTCGTCGACGAAGTAGTAGTGCAGCCCGTTGCTCTCCCCCGGCCGCGGTGCACGGGTGGTCGCCGACACGGAGAGATGGATCTCGGGGTGGTGGTCGCGGATGTGGGCGGCGACCGTGCCCTTGCCCACGGCCGTGGGCCCGGCCAGCACCAGCAGCCTGCTGCGCCCTCGTCGCGGGATCAGTGGCGGGAAGCGCCCGTCGAGCCAGGCCAGCAGCGCCGAGCGCTGGCGCACGCCGAGCCCGCCCAGGCGTTTGGCCGCGGAGATCTGCAGGTCGGCGAGGATGCGATCGCGCTTGCCCTCACCGATCGCGGGCAGCGCGGTGAGAAAGTCGGGCACGCGCAACGACCCCGCTGTCGACGCCGGATCAGCGAAGGCATCGCGGGCGACGTCCTGCGGAGTGACGACCCGCATCGAGAGGTCGCGCTTGAGTGCGGCGCGCGCCCTTCGGCGCTCCACGGCGCGTCGAGCGGCGGCGACCCGATCCACCTCGGGCACTTTGTGCGCATCGCGATCAGCCATGCAGCACCTCCCGGTACTGCGCTGCACGCGACTCGATCGCCTCGACGAGCCCGTCGGGGCCCGCGGAGAGGATGCTCCGGCTCTCGCTGGCGAGCACGTTGCCGGCGACCGCGCCGAATCGGGTCACGAGGTGCTCGGGACCCGCGCCCTGCACACCGAAACCCGGAGCGAGGATCGGCGCGGACCTCAGCGCGTCGCCGACCAGGCCGAACGACTCCAGGTCGACGGTCGCGCCGATGACCAGTCCGATGGACCCGAGCATCGGATCGTCGGACATCGACGGGTTCAGCCAGGTCACATCTCTCGCCACGCGCTGCGCCACCGACTCCTGCGGGGTGGCCGGTGTGTCGCACGTTCGAGCGCGCTGGACCACTTCACCCTCTGGATTGCTCGTCGCTGCCAGCACGAACGCGCCTTTGCCCTGACGCAGCGCACCGGTGAGCACGTCGCGCAGCGAGTCTGCGCCGAGATAAGGGCTCAGCGTCACCGCATCGGATTCGAGCGGAGCACCGGGCGCCAGCCACGCATCCGCGTAGCCGTCCATCGTCGTGCCGATGTCGCCGCGCTTCGCATCGGAGAGCACGAGCAGGCCCGCGGCGCGCGCGGCCGCCAGCACCTCCTCGAGCGCGGCGAACCCGCGCGATCCGAAGCGCTCGAAGAACGACACCTGGGGTTTGACGACGGCCACCCGGCCCGCCGCGGCCTGCACCGTGCGCAGCCCGAACTCGCGGACGCCGTCGGCATCCTGCCCGAGACCCCAGGCATCCAGCAGCGCCGCGTGCGGGTCGATGCCCACGCACAGCGGACCGTGCTGATCGAGTGCTGCGCGCAGCCGCGCTCCGAATGCGGTCACACCGCGACCTTTCCGTCGCGGGCGGCACGATCCGCGGCATACTCCTGAAGGCTCCGCACCTCGAAGCCGGCCTCGATGGCATCCATGCCGCTCACCGCCGCCCCCAGCGTGGCGATGGTCGTGAACAGCGCCTTGTCGGCGGCTACCGCGGCCGCACGGATCTCGTAGCCGTCGGCGCGCGCCGCGCCGCCGCTGGGAGTGTTCACGATGATGTCGATCTCTCCATCGTTGATGAGATCCACGATGTTGCGCTCACCCGACTCCTGCGTGTCGCTGAACTTCTCCACCACGGTCACCGCGATGCCGTTGCGGGAGAGGATCTCGGCGGTGCCCTCGGTCGCGACGAGCGCGAAGCCGAGCTGCTGCAGCCGGTGCGCGGGCAGGATCACGGCGCGCTTGTCGGCGTCGGCGACCGAGATGAACACGGTTCCCGACGTCGGCGTACCGCCGTAGGCCGCCGCCTGGCTCTTGGCGAACGCGGTCGGGAAGTCGCGGTCGATGCCCATGACCTCGCCGGTCGAGCGCATCTCGGGGCCGAGCACAGAGTCGACGACCTTGCCCTCGTGCGTCCGGAAGCGCTTGAAGGGGAGCACCGCCTCCTTCACCGACACCGGCGAGTCCAGCGGTACCCGCGAGCCGTCGACCTCGGGCAGCAGGCCCTCCTCGCGCAGCTCGGCGATCGTGGCTCCGGCCATGATGCGGCTGGCCGCCTTGGCCATCGGGATGCCCAGCGCCTTCGAGACGAACGGGACCGTGCGACTCGCGCGCGGATTCGCTTCGATGACGTAGAGCACGCCGGCGCTGATCGCGAACTGCACGTTCAGCAGGCCGCGCACGCCCACGCCCTCGGCGATCGCGAGCGTTGCCTCGCGGACGCGGTCGACATCGCTGCGGCCGAGCGAGACCGGCGGCAGCGTGCAGCTGGAATCGCCGGAATGGATGCCGGCCTCTTCGAGGTGCTCCATGACGCCGCCGATGTACAACTCACGGCCGTCGTAGAGCGCGTCGACGTCGAGCTCGATGGCGTCGTCGAGGAAGCGGTCGACGAGCAGTGGCGTACCGGGGCCGACGATGACCTCGCCCGCGGTGCGCACGAAGTAGTCGCGCAGGCTCGGGGTGTCGTACACGATCTCCATGCCGCGACCGCCGAGCACGAAGCTCGGGCGCACGAGCACCGGGTAGCCGATGTCCTCCGCGATGGCGACGGCGCCGTCAGCATCCGTGGCGGTGCCGTGGCGCGGGGCGACGAGATCGGCCGAGGCCAGCAGCTGCGAGAACAGCTCTCGCTCCTCGGCGATGTCGATCGCCGCAGGGCTCGTCCCGAGCACCGAGTAGCCGGCCGCCTCGATGCCTTTGGCGAGCCCGAGCGGAGTCTGACCGCCGAGCTGGCACACGACGCCCAGGATCGTTCCGCTGGCGGCTTCCGCATCGAGCACCTCGAGCACGTCTTCGAGCGTGAGCGGCTCGAAGTACAGCCGGTCGGAGGTGTCGTAGTCGGTGGAGACCGTCTCGGGGTTGCAGTTGACCATGACGGTCTCGTACCCGGCGTCCGACAGCGCGAACGACGCGTGCACGCACGAGTAGTCGAACTCGACGCCCTGGCCGATGCGGTTGGGGCCCGAGCCGATGATGACGACCTTGGTCCGATCGGAGGGCGCGACCTCGGTCTCGGCGTCGTAGCTCGAGTAGTGGTACGGCGTCAGTGCCGGGAACTCCCCTGCGCACGTGTCGACCGTCTTGTACACCGGGCGGATGCCGAACCGGTGACGGATGCCGCGGACCTCGGCCTCGGTGATGCCGCGCAGCTGGGCCAGCTGCGCATCCGAGAAGCCGTGCTCCTTCGCGTACCGGATGACGTCGGCATCCAGCTCGCCGGCAGCGCGGACGGTCTCGGCGACCTCGTTGATGAGGACGATCTGATCGAGGAACCACGGGTCCATCGCGGTCGCGTCAAACGCCTGCTCGATCGTCGCGCCCTTGCGCAGCGCCTGCTGCAGGGTGACGATGCGGCCGTCGGTCGGGGTCTTGGAGATCTCCAGGAGCTCGTCGACCGAGCGCTCCTCGTCGCCCCAGTGGAAGCTCGACCCGCGCTTCTCCAGCGACCGCAGTGCCTTCTGCAGTGCCGTGGTGTAGTTGCGGCCGATGGCCATGGCCTCACCCACCGACTTCATGGTGGTCGTCAGCGTCGCATCCGCGGCGGGGAACTTCTCGAAGGCGAACCGGGGCACCTTGACGACGACATAGTCGAGCGTCGGCTCGAAGCTCGCGGGCGTCACGCCCGTGATGTCGTTGGGGATCTCGTCGAGGCGGTAGCCGAGCGCGAGCTTGGCGGCGAGCTTGGCGATCGGGAAGCCTGTCGCCTTGGAGGCCAGGGCCGAGGAACGCGACACCCGCGGGTTCATCTCGATGACGATGATGCGACCGCTGGCAGGATCCACGGCGAACTGGATGTTGCATCCGCCGGTGTCCACGCCCACGGCGCGGATGATGTCGATGCCGATGTCGCGCAGCTTCTGGTACTCGCGGTCCGTCAGCGTCAACGCGGGCGCGACCGTGATCGAGTCGCCTGTGTGCACGCCGACAGGGTCGACGTTCTCGATCGAGCACACCACGACCGTGTTGTCGGCCGTATCGCGCATGAGCTCGAGCTCGTACTCCTTCCATCCGAGGATCGACTCCTCGAGCAGCACCTCGTTCGTCGGCGAGTCGTGGAGCCCGGCGCCGCCGATGCGGCGGAGATCCTCCTCGTCGTACGCGAAACCGGAGCCGAGGCCTCCCATCGTGAAAGAGGGGCGGACCACCAGCGGGTAGCCGAGCTTCTCGGCGCCGGCGAGGAGCTCGTCCATCGTGTGGCAGATGACGGACGCCGCGACATCCGCGCCCGCTTCGATCACGAGCTCCTTGAAGATCTGGCGATCCTCGCCCTTCTCGATCGCCTCGACCTTCGCACCGATGAGCTCGACGTCGTACGTGGCGAGGATGCCCTGCCGGTCGAGCGCCATGGCCGCATTGAGCGCGGTCTGACCCCCAAGGGTCGGCAGGATGGCGTCGGGCCGCTCCTTCGCGATGATCGTCTCGATCACCTCAGGGGTGATCGGTTCGATGTAGGTGGCGTCGGCGAAGTCGGGATCGGTCATGATCGTCGCCGGGTTGGAGTTGACGAGGATGACGCGTACGCCCTCCTCGCGCAGCACGCGGCACGCCTGTGTTCCGGAGTAGTCGAACTCGCAGGCCTGGCCGATGACGATGGGGCCGGAGCCGATGACGAGGACGGAGGAGATGTCTTCCCGCTTGGGCATTACTGGGCGTCCTTCTTGGTGGTTCCGGCCTGCTGCGTGGTGCGGACGAGCTCGGCGAAGCGGTCGAAGAGGTAGTTGGCGTCGTGCGGGCCCGCGGCGGCCTCGGGGTGGTACTGCACCGAGAACGCCGGGATGTCGAGGGCGCGCAGCCCCTCGACCACGCGGTCGTTGAGCCCGATGTGGCTCACCTCGACCTTGCCGTAGCCGTTCGGGCTGTCGAAGGGCTCGTCCAGCGGCGCCTCGACGGCGAAGCCGTGGTTGTGCGCCGTGATCTCGACCTTACCGGTGGCCTTGTCGAGCACCGGCTGGTTGATGCCGCGGTGGCCGAACGGCAGTTTGTAGGTGCCGAGGCCCAGCGCGCGACCGAGCAGCTGGTTGCCGAAGCAGATGCCGAAGAACGGCAGGCGCGCATCGAGCACCTCGCGCAGCAGGGCGACGTGCCCCGCCGAGGCCGCCGGGTCGCCCGGGCCGTTGGAGTAGAAGACCGCGACCGGATCGATCGCGCACAGCTGCTCGAAAGAGACGTCCTGCGGAAGCACGTGAACGTCGAACCCGCGCGCTGCGAGGTTGTCGATCGTCGCCTGCTTGACGCCGAGATCCAGCACCGCGAGAGCACCGATGCGCTCCCCCGTCGCCGGCGTGAGCGAGACCTCGGCGACCGAGACCTGGGCGGAGAGGTTCTGCCCGGCCATCTCGGGCGCGGCCGTGACCCGGCGCAGCTGCTCGTCGGCATCCAGCGCGGCATCGTCGCCGGAGAAGATCCCCCCGCGCATGGAACCCGCCGAGCGGATGTGCCGAGTCACGGCACGGGTGTCGATGCCGCTGATGCCCACCACCCCGTCGCGGATCAGGGCGTCATCGAGCGACTCGGTGGCGCGCCAGTTCGACACGATGCGGGAGGGGTCGCGCACGATGTAGCCCTCGACCCAGATGCGACGCGACTCGGGATCTTCGTCGTTCATGCCGGTGTTGCCGATGTGCGGGGCCGTCTGCAAGACGATCTGCCCCGCGTACGAGGGGTCGGTGATCGTCTCCTGATATCCGGACATGCCGGTGGAGAAGACGACCTCGCCGAGGGTCGTCCCGCGGGCGCCGTAGGCGCGCCCGACGTGGCGCGTGCCGTCCTCGAGGACGAGCACGGCGGGCTCTGGTGCATTCATGGTGTTGCTCCCGTCTCGGGTGCAGCGCAGAGGCGCTGGAGTTCTGTGATCACGGCGACCGGGTCGCCGGTGACGCGGAGGTAGCTGTCGACGGTCGTCGCCTCGTCGAGACGCCAGACGATGCGGACGAGTCCGCCGGGCTCGACCACCCGGTCGATGGCCACAGTGGCCCGATCGACCGCGACGATGCGCTCGGAGGCGAGGTACACGGTCGGCGTGCCGTCGAGGCTGAGGGCGAGGCCGCGATCGGTGATGACAGCCTCTCCCCTGGCCCGATAGACGAGCGGCTTCACCGCCAGGCGCTCCAGCGGCTCGTCGTGGCGGGTGGTGGCAACGTAGGCGATCTCGCGGCGATCGATGATGGCGGCGTGCTCGGGCACTCCCAGCGGCGCGGACAGCCTGGAGTCGCGGCGCAGCCGCGCACGCCAGGCGAAGAGCATGGCGGCGAGGACCCCCAGCGTCACCACGAGCATGACGACGAGCGCGGCCTCCCGGGTCACTTCGACTCCTCTGCCTCGCGGACGGCGAGATCCTCTACTACGACCCCGTCGGCGACGGTGGCGTATCCGCGGTGCACGGTCCAGCGCACCGTTCCGGGCAGCTCGCGGCCCAGGTACGGCGAGTTCACGCTGCGTCCGCGCAGGTCGGCCTCGGTGAAGGCGTCCCTCGCATCCGCGTCGTAGAGCATCAACTCGGCCGGCTGACCCGTCTCCAGCGGGGTGCCGTGGCCGTCGAGGCCGCCGATCCGCGCCGGCGTCGCGCTCATGACGCGCGCGACGTCCTCCCAGTTCAGCAGACCGGTCTCGACCATCGCCTGGTGCACCACGCGCAGGGCGCTCTCCAGGCCCACCATGCCGTTGGCCGCCGCCTGCCATTCGCACGCCTTGCTCTCGTGCGGATGCGGGGCGTGGTCGGTGGCGACGATGTCGATCGTGCCGTCGGCCAGGCCCTCGCGGACCGCGAGGACGTCGTCCTCGCGGCGCAGTGGCGGGTTGACCTTGAACCGCGCGTCGTAGTCGCGCACGAGCTCATCGGTCAGCAGCAGGTGGTGAGGAGTGACCTCCGCCGTCACCGCGATGCCGCGCTTCTTGGCCCAGCGGATGATGTCCACCGAGCCCGCCGTCGACAGATGGCACACGTGCAGGCGCGAGCCGACGTGCTCGGCGAGGAGCACGTCGCGAGCGATGATCGACTCCTCGGCGACGGCCGGCCAACCGGCAAGGCCCAGCTCCGCCGAGACGGCGCCCTCGTTCATCTGGGCGCCCTCGGTGAGCCGCGGATCCTGCGCGTGCTGCGCGATCACGCCGTCGAAGGACTTCACGTACTCCAGGGCGCGGCGCATGATGAGCGGGTCCCAGACGCAGAAGCCGTCGTCGCTGAACACGCGCACATCTGCGCGGGATGAGGCCATGGCGCCGAGTTCGGCGAGCCACTCGCCCTTCTGTCCGACCGTGACCGCTCCGATCGGCTGGACCGTCGCGTAGCCGGCGGCCTCGCCCAGGGCGAGCTCCTGCTCGACCACGCCCGCCGAGTCGGCGACCGGAGAGGTGTTGGGCATGGCGAACACGGCCGTGAACCCGCCGGCTGCGGCGGCGCGCGTACCGGTGCGGATGGTTTCGGACGCCTCGTACCCGGGCTCTCGCAGATGAGTGTGCAGATCGACGAGACCGGGCAGGGCCACGAGCCCGTCGGCATCGACGACGGTCGCTCCGGCGGCGGTGACATCGCGCCCGAGCTCCGCGATGCGCCCGTCGCGGACGAGGATGTCTGCGGCTTCCCTGCCGAGGATCCGTGCTCCGCGGAAGATCAGCGTCTGGCTCATCGGATCTGCTCCTGTCCGGAACCCATGGCGTCGTCCATCCGTTCTCCCGCCAGCAGCAGGTACATGACCGCCATCCGCACCGACACGCCGTTGGCGACCTGCTCCAGCACGGTCGATCGCGGTGAGTCGGCGGCGTCGGCGGAGATCTCGAGCCCCCGGTTCATCGGCCCCGGGTGCAGAACAATGCTATCGCCCGTCAGCCGCTCCAGCCGAGCGGGGTCCAGTCCCCACCGCCGGGAATACTCCCGCTCACTGGGGAAAAACGCCGCGTGCATGCGCTCCAGCTGTATGCGGAGCATCATCACCGCATCGAGCCTCTCGGCCAGCGCCTCATCGAGGTCGTAGAGAACGCGCACCGGCCACCCCGAGATGTTCTGCGGGATGAGCGTGGGCGGGGTCACCAGCACGACTTCGGCGCCGAGCGTCGTCAACAGCCAGACGTTCGAGCGGGCGACGCGCGAGTGCAGCACGTCGCCGACGATCACGACCCGCACACCGGCGAGATCCTTGCCACGGCTGTCGGCTCCGAAGCGCCGCTTGCGGATGGTGAACGCGTCGAGCAGCGCCTGAGTCGGATGCTCATGCGTGCCGTCACCCGCGTTGACGACCCCGGCGGAGATCCATCCGCTCGTGGCCAGGGTGCGCGGTGCGCCGGAGGCGGAGTGGCGGATCACCACGGCATCCGCGCCCATGGCCTGCAGGGTCTGCGCGGTGTCCTTCAGGCTCTCGCCCTTGGACACGCTGGAGCCCTTCGCGGCGAAGTTGATGACGTCTGCGGAGAGTCGCTTGGCAGCGGCCTCGAACGAGATGCGCGTGCGCGTGGAGTCCTCGAAGAAGAGGTTGACCACCGTCTTGCCGCGCAGCGTGGGCAGCTTCTTCACCTCGCGCGACTGGGTGTCGGCCATGTCCTCGGCGACGTCGAGGATGCGCAGGGCGAGGTCCTTCGACAGGGTCTGGGTGTCGAGCAGGTGCCTCATGCCTCGATCGTCACCTCATCCGTGCCGTCGTCTTCGCGCAGGCGCACGTTCACGCGCTCCTGGCGGGAGGACGGGATGTTCTTGCCGATGAAATCGGGCCGGATCGGCAGTTCGCGGTGACCGCGGTCTACGAGGATCGCGAGCCGCACGGTCGCGGGACGCCCGATCGACTGCAGTGCGTCGAGCGCGGCGCGGATGCTGCGGCCTGAGAAGAGCACATCGTCGACGAGCACGACGATCTTGCCGTCGATGCCGCCGGCGGGGATGCTCGTGCGCTTCGGCGATCGGGTCGGGTGCTTGGCGAGGTCGTCCCGGAACAGCGTGACATCGAGCGATCCGATGGGAACCGCGGTCTGGGCGATGCTGCTGATGAGCTGGCCGAGGCGGTCCGCGAGGGCGACGCCTCGGGTGGGGATCCCCAGCAGCACGAGGTTCTCGGCACCGCGGTTGGATTCGAGGATCTCGTGCGCGATCCGGGTCAGAGCCCGGCTGATATCGGCTTCCTGCAGCACGGTGCGCGTGCTCATCCGCCGCTCCCTTCTCCGCCTCACAGGACGGTGTTAAAGGTTGCTGATGGCTCCAGTGTATCCCGTCGACTTCGGCTCGCCGCCCGGTTCAGACGCCGACGACGGTGACTCCGTGGGCACGCGCGGTATCGGCCAGGCGCTTGTCGAAGGTCGCGAGAGTCGCTTCGTGCTCGATCGCCGCGGCAAGAACGAAGCAGTCGGGCAGTCCGAGCCTGGTCTGCGCTCGGAGCCTGGCCGCTCGCAAAGGTTCATCGCGCCTTGGCTCGTGGCGTTCGACACCGATTTGGGCGATGTCCTCGAGCGCCTCCTCCCCGGCTTCGGCGCGGATCGGCCACACGAGTGTTTCCGTCAACGTCACGGGGTGGAGCAACAGTTCTTCATCTGTGTCCAGGATGTCGAAGGCCGCATCGGCATGAGGGTCGTCCTCACCCCAATACGCGATCAAGACGCTCGCGTCGAGAACGATCACGCGGGCCAGTCTTTTCGAAGCTCCTCCAGATATCCCAGGGGGTAACGAAACTTCCCCCGAGTCTCCTTCAGAGCCTTGCGCCTCTGCGCCCTACGTGCCGCGCGTTTCGCAGCGAGAGCTTCAAGTCCGCTCTCCGCAAGTCGTGCGACGAGCTCTGAGCGAGACGCGCCCGGCCATTCCTCCGCGGCGAGCTCGAGCCCGGCGGCGAGCTCCGGTGTCTGCGTCACCTGGATGCGAGGAAGCGTGGTGGCCATACCGGAAGTGTACCACCTCGTCCAGAATGGTACACGTAGGGTTCCTCCTCGTCGGCTCTTCCTTCCGAGGCGGGTCACGCCCCGAGCTTGAGGGCCTCCTCGGTCACCGGGCAGCGCTCGGCGCGGATGTCGTGACCCGTCGTCGTGAGGCACCTGCCCGTCTTCAGATCCCACTTCCAGTCGTGCATGCTGCACGTGAGGATGCCCTCGTCGTCGACCTTCCCCGTCTTCGTCAGATCGGCGCGCAGGTGCGGACAGCGGCGCTGCACGACCCAGTCGCCGATCTCGGCATCCTCGGTCTGATCGGTCTGCTCCTGATACCAGTTCTCGACGTACTCGATGCGATCCACCGACAGGCATTTGAGGAACGTGGTGAGGAACTCGTTGAACTTGCCGCTGCGGCCCACGGAGAACTCCATCGACAGAAAGATCGAGTTCGACCAGTCGATCTCGTGGTCGCGGATGTTCGTGGAGACGAGATCGGCGGGGATCGTGTACCAGTAGATGCACTCCTCCCCCGCGTACTCGCGCACTTTGGCCCGCGGGAAGTCCACGACCATGTCGAGCTCGCCGATCTTGAAGCGGACGCAGCCGCCAACCCCGAGCCGGATCGTCCGCGACTTCTTCAGCAACGGCTCCCACCAGGTCTTGATCGCCGCGAGCATCTCCTCGGGCGCCAGCGGCTCGGCACGCTCGGCCTCCTCGTCGCGCAGCTCCTGCTGACGGCTCGCCCTCTGCTCTTCGAGGTAGTCCCACTTCTCATCGAAGATGCGGTCGATCTCGGCCTGCGTGTACAGCGACTGCTCGATCGAGGTGATCGTCTTGTCCTCGAGGGTGACGACCGTGCCCGGCACGAACAGGTGACCGTCATACTGCGGCGCGAGCTCCTTCATGTGGTCGAGGAACTGCTTCTGGTCCGTGAAGATCGAATCGTCCTGCTGGCCGGTGCCGTTGTAGCGGAACAGCTCGTCGCGCAGGA is part of the Microbacterium pseudoresistens genome and harbors:
- a CDS encoding Rieske 2Fe-2S domain-containing protein, which gives rise to MRITGLGHAGMFIETTGGNIICDPVLGPSFFGSWFPFPDNRGLDWERVGREADFLYISHRHRDHFDPKLLQRYIRPEIEVLLPEYPIDDLERDLRALGYNNITYAPAGEVIERGGAKIMITPLRAPSDGPIGDSSLSVDDGTASMLNQNDSHPLDLEKLLAFGKPDAYFTQVSGAIWWPMVYDLPQDAKQNFARLKREAQNKRAMFYIEKVDAPHVFPMAGPPMFLRDELFRYNGTGQQDDSIFTDQKQFLDHMKELAPQYDGHLFVPGTVVTLEDKTITSIEQSLYTQAEIDRIFDEKWDYLEEQRASRQQELRDEEAERAEPLAPEEMLAAIKTWWEPLLKKSRTIRLGVGGCVRFKIGELDMVVDFPRAKVREYAGEECIYWYTIPADLVSTNIRDHEIDWSNSIFLSMEFSVGRSGKFNEFLTTFLKCLSVDRIEYVENWYQEQTDQTEDAEIGDWVVQRRCPHLRADLTKTGKVDDEGILTCSMHDWKWDLKTGRCLTTTGHDIRAERCPVTEEALKLGA
- a CDS encoding PIN domain-containing protein, whose product is MIVLDASVLIAYWGEDDPHADAAFDILDTDEELLLHPVTLTETLVWPIRAEAGEEALEDIAQIGVERHEPRRDEPLRAARLRAQTRLGLPDCFVLAAAIEHEATLATFDKRLADTARAHGVTVVGV
- a CDS encoding aspartate carbamoyltransferase catalytic subunit, coding for MRHLLDTQTLSKDLALRILDVAEDMADTQSREVKKLPTLRGKTVVNLFFEDSTRTRISFEAAAKRLSADVINFAAKGSSVSKGESLKDTAQTLQAMGADAVVIRHSASGAPRTLATSGWISAGVVNAGDGTHEHPTQALLDAFTIRKRRFGADSRGKDLAGVRVVIVGDVLHSRVARSNVWLLTTLGAEVVLVTPPTLIPQNISGWPVRVLYDLDEALAERLDAVMMLRIQLERMHAAFFPSEREYSRRWGLDPARLERLTGDSIVLHPGPMNRGLEISADAADSPRSTVLEQVANGVSVRMAVMYLLLAGERMDDAMGSGQEQIR
- the pyrR gene encoding bifunctional pyr operon transcriptional regulator/uracil phosphoribosyltransferase PyrR encodes the protein MSTRTVLQEADISRALTRIAHEILESNRGAENLVLLGIPTRGVALADRLGQLISSIAQTAVPIGSLDVTLFRDDLAKHPTRSPKRTSIPAGGIDGKIVVLVDDVLFSGRSIRAALDALQSIGRPATVRLAILVDRGHRELPIRPDFIGKNIPSSRQERVNVRLREDDGTDEVTIEA